AAGGGCAGTGGAGATTACTGCCAGGCACAGCACGACCTCTATGCAGACAAGTGAACTGTGGAAATTGATTACTACTCCACCAAGAAGCCCCCGTAAGAGTGGTTAACCTGAACACCAGAAGTGTTGCATTGAAATCCAGAGAGCATTTTTTACAAGAGTCCTGACCTGGATGGGGTAAACCTCAGTGCACTTCCTTTTTATTGCCTCAGTATTACTGGATTGAAGAATTGCTGCTTCTTGTTAGGAGgttcatttcattttccattAGTCCCAACTTCATACTCAAAAGCACTGAGAATTTCAAGTGGAGTATATTGAAGTAGACtcaatttctttgcatcatttctgtattcagtttttaaaattctttcataaCCCAATTGAGTGTTTTTTAACTAAATTAACATGGCTCGAATGAACCGCCCAGCTCCTGTGGAAGTCACATACAAGAACATGAGATTTCTTATTACACACAATCCAACTAATGCGACCCTAAACAAATTTATAGAGGTAAGTTTTGGTGCTTTTTAATGTGTTAAACTGATTGCAGTTGAATAGTGGGGCTTTTATTTAacaaaatgaatataattttcaGGGTTTTGAGGTGGTATGACTACGGTTCAACTCCCCAAAAAATCAGTGTCTTCTTTAGGTTAGAGTAAATTATGCATTTTGAGAAGAACATATACTTGAGTGAGTTAGATTTAAAAGTTagtatctttctaaaaaattaatatcTAGTTCTTAACACTTCACGGTTTGCTGAAATTTATATATGGGCAGTGTAACAGTATGGGTCTTCATTGTCttatagaaaattaattttataggaGCAAGTTCTACTTAGTGGTTTTTCATATATCCCCTCAGCCTAATGACTTACACCATAAACCAAAGTTACTGTACGTCTTAAGCCCCACCTGACACTTAGTATCCAATTTTTGGCTACTAATCTGTTAATTCTTCCCTGGTGGTTGCTAGATAGCAAAAACTCACTACTTAACTCTTTTGACTGTGAGGAAGGACTGTAATGCTGAATAGTATTTGAATGCatacacattttataaatatctacAGATAATCAGAAACAACACATAGGCCCCCTAGGTCatagaaatacttttatttttatcatctctCTACTTTTTAAATGCTGGAAGAGGTTATAATTAGTAATAATGCATTATGGTTCTTAAACCTGTGGTTTTAAGTGGTGTGTGGGgattttatattgtatttttgaGATGAGTCTTTGAATGCTTTTAATACTCTAAATTACACTGTGCTTAAAATGAGCAAAAGTTTAAAGAGTTACTGGAAGTCAAGTCATATTTCTTTACATTACGTGTGATTCCTTTGGTTCTATGTATTTACCTTTGTTCCTGAATTGCTTCTCATTCTCTTGTTAGTGCTTCATCTAGCCAGTATTACCATGACTACATACAACTTCAGTATATGAAGGgcctcggtttttttttttttaacttaatttattaaaattatgtgATGTTTAGCATTCCCTTTGCTTTTGTGCTATTCTAGTATTGTCACTTAAAACAAGACCTTGCTTCTTTGTTAAATATACATGATTTTCTTTTAATCAGCAATACCTGTTAGATGATCTAAATGATAAGCGGTGAGCAATAGTGATGTGATTATGAAGCCTTCATTGTTTTTTCATGTATGTTTTATCCAGGAACTTAAGAAATACGGAGTTACCACGATAGTGAGAGTATGTGAAGCAACTTATGACACTACTCTTGTGGAGAAAGAAGGCATCCATGTTCTTGTAAGTACTTAATAGTTCCTCTGTGTTTATAATACCATGCTGCAAAAGTTTATTCAAGTAAACCACCAACTTCAAATCAAAAAGCtcaatttttaaagttacaaaattaTACAGTATCTTAATTTCTGAAGAAAGATGGAAGCTGAGCAAAAGTTTGAAGtagtaaaaaaaatcttcataaagATCCAGCatgttatttgcatttctttgacagTGGGGTTtcataaaacaaatgtttaaatatgttaaaatgctCTTGAAAACATTTGGGTGTTAGAATTATTAATGTGGTGTTCATATTGAAAATTTTGAATGTTTAAATACTCTTTTGATTTAGGATTGGCCCTTTGATGATGGTGCACCACCGTCTAACCAGATTGTTGATGATTGGTTAAGTCTTGTGAAAATTAAGTTTCGTGAAGACCCTGGTTGTTGTATTGCTGTCCATTGTGTTGCAGGCCTTGGGAGGTAAGAGAATTTCTTAAATTCATTTAATGATATTGGTCTTAATTCTAGTAAAAACTTGATTTTGACTCTGGTAAAGACTTAACCAGTTTGTAAATCAGTTGGCTTTGTTAGGTTACTTGCTGAGCTAAATTTTAAAGTAGATGAATATAGCAGAGTAATTAATATATCCCAGTACAGCTGGAACTAACGAGTGCTATTGTTGCAATTTATACTTGATTCTGGGTAGAATTACTTACCTAATTCTGTGTTCCAGGTTGTATCAATGTTGTACTGGAGTCAATTTCCAAGCTCCTTGGAAAAAAGGATTATTAATTGTCTCTAAGGTGGTTTGCATTGCATATGACGTATTTTTGATAGAATCCTTGAttctggagattctgattcagtaggaaCTCATTGCCTAGTAGTGCCAAAACGTAAATATCCATATTTGTAAATCACTGCCACCACCCTCTGCTgcctctgccaaaaaaaaaaaagtcctagtggaaaagagtaaaatgaaaaactGTCCCTGGGAAGGTTGGTGGTGCAACTGTATCATAGTCTCATTGATAATAAAACAAAGAAGGCAATTTGTCCAGAAGATCTTTAGGAAGAGTTCAtgtcttaaaaaacaaatctttaaGTGGAAAGTATTTTTTACtgcttagaatttagaaaaaactTTGTGTTTATCAAGATTGGCCCTTTTCCCCTAAATGTTTTCAATATTGCTCTCCATTAATAGAATTAATTTCTAGACCTATTTGTATTAGTTAAGAGCATAGTTCTTTTTTTGGTTCTACATTAAAACCCGAGTTTGATATGTAAATActgatactttaatttttttaacatgaagTCCAACACTACAGATATTAACATAAGTATACTAAATAACAGTGCTTGTGAATTGAGGAATGTTTGGAGTATTGAATTTTCCAGGATTTGATAGTGAAAAAAATGACTTAGCAGAATTCTTACCTTTCCAGAGCTCCGGTGCTTGTCGCCCTAGCATTAATCGAAGGTGGAATGAAATACGAAGATGCAGTCCAGTTTATAAGACAGTATGTATTTAATGACTTTTCAtttgtactttttatttccttgtttaatATCAGTGAATTTAATATATTACTATGAAAACCGGTTTGTTTCCAACAGGTTATCTgatcattttgttcatttttaagatAGTATTAATACTAGGAAAGGTCTTAACCTTATTTGCATTCCATATAGATGCTCATATTACAGAGATTCTAGTCCAGTAATAATTCTGtgaatgattttattttgaattcttgATTGAACAtgctgcttgtttgtttgcctttttattgaggtatagttagtAGACAATAAAATGCATGAGTCTCAAAGgtagaggaaaatattttaatcattccAGAAAGTGCCCTTATGCTCTTTGTAGTCTTCCCAGCCACCAGGGGCAACCTCTTTGTGATTTGTATcactataaattattttttgtctttggactttaaataaatgtattcatatGTTCTTACTATTATAACCACCACTCAAAAGAAGATTTAGAAAATTAACTTCTTACTGTCCTTTTTCCATTTACACATGGATGCCTGTCCATATTTCTGCATTAAGTCATGAAGTAATCAAAAGATAAATTGCCACAAGTAAGAGGATGATTGCCTCCTATAGCACAGTAAGTGATAAGCTAGAGGAACTTTGCTTTAAATActtgatgttttgttttcttccagaaagcGGCGTGGAGCTTTTAACAGCAAGCAGCTTTTGTATTTGGAGAAGTATCGTCCTAAAATGCGGCTGCGCTTCAAAGACTCCAATGGTCATAGAAACAACTGTTGCATTCAGTAGAAGTGGGGTGCCTGGTGCCATGCCTTGGGAGTGGAACTTGAGACAGGACCGGATTTGTCATACATACTAGCCAACACATTGGCTTGGTGAATAAGTCAAATGAAGCTTCCATAGGAGTGTTGAAAAGCAGTTTTACCAGACCACAAGCCTGGCAGAATTACAGCCTCTATGTTTGGGTTATGATCAACTGATTTGGACACTTAGCAAAAGATTCTTGCTGTTTAGCATTTAAAATGTGCttatcatttgttcatttgtacCAATTGACCTTTCCTGAAATCACGCAGTATTCAGTTATGTCTTTAAATGTTTCCATGCCAGAATCTTATCAATATTTAAGAAATTTAGAAAGATTAGGTGCCAAAATACCCAGCACAATACTTGTATATTTTTAGTATCATATAGAACTAAAATCCCAGGAACTATGAAAACTCTGGACCTTACGTGGTTTATTCCTTCCATCATTTCAAACTTAGAACATAAGTAAGGGCCTATGTGGTTATTTGCTCACAGTATGTTTACATCTCCCACGTCATCCCAGTATACATCAgatttgctccttttttttttctttttattaaccaAGTCTTAACAGTGATTATTTAATGTCTTTCTATGAATCTCATTTTGTGCTGTTAAGGAAAACCTCCGTTTTGAAAATCTACATTGTACAGAAGCACATGTCTTTAATGTATCCAGACGAAAAAGCCTTACAGTTAATTTTAACGTTTGCACTTTGGGGTGCAACTTACAGGGAGGGCCTGAAAAAAGAATGGGAGGGGGCGATTAAGTATTTTTAGTAAAATGTTGCCTTTGTCTTGTGCAGAACATGTAGAATATGCGCtttaatttagtaaatatttttttaaaaggtagaaaTACTTTGTTATTGTAGCTAAAACAATTCTTAATCataaaatttctgaaattcttgtaattttttttcatacttaATCTGAAGTTGTTTACCAACTTATTTTTGTTTGAAGTATGATTCCCAatctcttgcaaaaaaaaaaagggtttctGCTAATGAATTGAGcagacatttaatattttatatgccTTTTGAGCTGTGTAACTTAATATTTGGATACTTGACaatttgttttattatgtaattGATAAAATGGTGATGTGTATTAACGTTAGCTCAACCATATATTTATACTGTCCGGGAACATGTGGTTATAGTTCTGTGGGGGAAATAATTTGTCAGTGTTCACCAGCTTGTAAAAATCTAGTGCGAGAGCTTAAACattaaataaagaatgaaatgcaTTTATCATCATTGACATTATTTCGCTTAAAGTTAACTTAGTTTGTAAAGAAATGATATGAAACAATTGTGCTTCACTTAGTGCCATTTGAAGTAaagtgtgttatttttctttaacaaatgaaggagCAGATGAAGTTAGCACGATAAGCTCTTTAATAGGGTTATGAGAACCGTTTCATATTGAGTACTTTGcattacaaacaaaatatttttaaaggtttagATAATTTTGAACCAATGTACTGTTCTGTACCGAGGAGAAACTAGTAGAGGAAGCCCTTGGTTTGAACTTCATTCCACCAACTAGTGACTGGTTTTGAACAACTTAacttctgagccttggtttttctCATTTGCATATTAATATTTACATACCTTGATAGGTTTTGGAATTCATTCAAATGAGTTTTAGGCATGTGAGTTCTTAACTGTTGTTTCATTAATCTGAAATACTTCTGCATAGCTCCTGTTAATCTAAAGGGACAAACATCCTTGTCCCCTTTTTAATCGATAAAACTAAGTAAAAGCCTCAAAATTTGAGTAAAAAATGATTCTCCACTTCATGTTTTAAAGAATTTGCTTCCATCTCTTCATGCGAGTTTAGCATTTAATATACTCCATTCTGAAAACTTAGAaccagggaaaaaggaaaaaaaaggacacctGAGGGAGATTGCCTTTTCTAATCTGAGGTCTTTGTGACTGGGGCTAGTAACTTAACATGGGTAGTTTTGTTTGCAGCCTACTCTTGGGAAGATGATTTTGTGTAATTGATTACTGAATAATTATACAACCCataaaacattgtttttattgAGAGGAGGTGCCATCATGACTCATGAAAAATGTCTTGAGTTTGAAACGTTTAGTTCAAATATATGGTGCTAAAAATCAGTTTACTTTATAAACCTTACCTGTATAGTGTTTAACATGATGAGATTTGCTTTTTATCCAAGTATATTTTATCTCATAAATACGACTAATAACAGAAATACCCATAATACATCCTAGGAGATGACATACATGTAATAGTTAAAGTAGAAATAATGAGTTCAGGTCTTGAACACAAGAAGTTATCAGATGGTGTTCTACAATTTGGTTAGTTGATTTGGGACAATTTTGCTTAATAGGATGATGTAAATAGCGACTAGTTGACTAGGCTTGTCTATGAGGACAAAAATGTTGGCATTACTAAGTCATAACAAGGGAAAACGCAGTCTTTTTAAgttgaaagaagaagaaaaaaaaactagaaatgccAACGGTCACTTGCAGCAGTGCACTGAACCTTCATTTGTTATTCCTCCTAATGCCTTTTCCCAGGACAGTGCTCTTTTGTTCCCATAGCTCCATGCTTAGAAGCATCCAGTCCAATCCAGGCATGCGATCACCTCTGGTCACGTCCCCCTTCCAGCTGAAGCACTTAAAAATG
This sequence is a window from Vicugna pacos chromosome 8, VicPac4, whole genome shotgun sequence. Protein-coding genes within it:
- the PTP4A1 gene encoding protein tyrosine phosphatase type IVA 1 isoform X1, with product MARMNRPAPVEVTYKNMRFLITHNPTNATLNKFIEELKKYGVTTIVRVCEATYDTTLVEKEGIHVLDWPFDDGAPPSNQIVDDWLSLVKIKFREDPGCCIAVHCVAGLGRAPVLVALALIEGGMKYEDAVQFIRQKRRGAFNSKQLLYLEKYRPKMRLRFKDSNGHRNNCCIQ
- the PTP4A1 gene encoding protein tyrosine phosphatase type IVA 1 isoform X2 — its product is MARMNRPAPVEVTYKNMRFLITHNPTNATLNKFIEELKKYGVTTIVRVCEATYDTTLVEKEGIHVLDWPFDDGAPPSNQIVDDWLSLVKIKFREDPGCCIAVHCVAGLGRAPVLVALALIEGGMKYEDAVQFIRHGVELLTASSFCIWRSIVLKCGCASKTPMVIETTVAFSRSGVPGAMPWEWNLRQDRICHTY